Part of the Quercus lobata isolate SW786 chromosome 6, ValleyOak3.0 Primary Assembly, whole genome shotgun sequence genome, tatatgtgtgaagcttcATTCTGGAGAATTGAACCCCAGTCATTGCCcctcacaccccacaaacatttatacttatAGAGTGTTCACCGCACCAAGAATGCGCGGTAgtaattttcttaaatcttgGAGCTAAGATTGGCTCCAAATCCAATTATTTTTAATGGCAATGTCAATAATTAGTgggcttttcattttattttctctttatttttatctcagagaatcaattttctctccattgtCAAGATTAATCAATTCAATGAACAAGTTTCCACATACGAAAAATAGATGGACTGTTTTAACCTTGTGACTACTAACACTTTGGGAGAGAAGctgtaaataaatataatggattgggttttaataaatatatattctcTTATTTGCGGATTTATACCAATGAATAAAATGattaagaataattaaaaaattatataggctAAGATTCTTGTAACTTAATTAGTACATTCAGatgattttaagttttaacaaaatatctaaagttcaaattttctattcacaactatttatcaattttttttttaatatatatatcatgtgaATTTCCAAGTAAGCACCCAACAACAACTAATCAAATTCTTTGTGAATCTCCCAAATAACCAGTTGTTTTAGAAAGAATAATTGAAGAGCTTATTTGAGAAATTATGtctcaaaagtaaaaaataaccATTCATCTCTCATCTTAAAAAGGCTGATGAGACTAGCAAGAAGAGGAGGCCTCAAGATTAATTATGATGTTGCAGTAGGCCCAAATGACTCAATCATTACTTTGGTTGTCAgaatttgaagagagagtttggTACTCGTCTATTCCCTCAAGATGGTCATCACTCATCAACCTCCCTTTCCAAGCCAAACTCAAAGCTTTTAAGCAGGGTTGTTAGTTGTTACCACTATTTTTTGAATCACAACTTGGTGTTTGCATTTAAGGATAttgtaactatatatatagccaTACCAGTCACCTCACCCATTGTTGTTTTCCCTTTGGAGAAGAGCGAATCCTAATAGAGATGAACAACAAAGTAAGACTTTCACATTCGGTATCATTTAATTGGGGTCCCTAAAGGCGccattaaggttttttttttaataaacatcTTTTATTGCAACGAAAGAAACAGAGAATCACACAAGAAGACCATTGCTGGGTCCAGAAACATCTTTTATTGGGCCCCCATGTACTAACTCGTTTGTCTCTctcaaatctctctttttttttttttcttttttttcttttttttttttgttttgttaattcGGCCTAACCTCTACTCTGATTCTTTTGGATGTAATTTTGGAGGAAACTCATTTTGTACCCTATTCTCTAGTACTCTTGTTAATAAaagatttattgaaaaaaaaaaaaaaaaaagaagaagaagaaatgtgcatttattttttgagagcaAGAAATGTACATTGAGTGCACAGTAATAGACATGTATAGAATCTCTCCCTAGAAGACTgttcccttcttttcttttcgtcGAGTTTTCTTCTATGCCCAACAAAGAATAATGTTAATCAACCCATCATTTTCTCTCATGATGGTGCAAGTGagggataaaataaaataaagaaaaattgtcCGTCGGTAACAAAAGACAAATCACTAATACTTTCCCGGCTTCATTCCATACATTGAGTACATGACAGCTTTATTTCATAGATTAAAAAGTACGGATAACTCCCTTTTACACTGCAGCTTTAATAAGTGGCCGAGAAAAAAATGACTGGTTTATGTAAGatagttgtgaaaaaataatataataaatgatgattttttttctttaaaaaaaaaatggtgtgattttagaattattttttattggtgcATTTGGATAGTAGGATTTGGACATATAGATTTATATTTACTATATAAGTGATTAAAACTCAAATATAAGGTTTggatagttttaaaaatatctaTAATTTGGATTTAATAGATATaccaataatttttcttaaatttgaaatgatatttaaaattaattaattaaaaaaatatttaaaattcaaatccaaatccaagtTATTCATATTTTCGAAAAGTTTTGAGATTTGCTTAAGGTTTATTTGGCATctgttttagtttttagtatttatttcttatgaacagttttttaaaatattatgttttctcactttttttttttttttcaaaatacaaatataCTTAAAgcatattttaaacaaaaatctaaataaaattttcccgAACAGACACCTCAGTTTTACTACCTGAGTGATGGGACATCAAATTCAGCCTAACAGGGGTTGACTTGCCAGTGGCTCGCCACCCATGCATCAGCATGAAGGATTTAATAGCAGGTCTGGTTAGCATTAAGGCTATTTTAATTGTGAGTtatataagaaaaaggagaaaacaaaaaaagaataattatgCTAAAAGGTAAAACTGTTTATGACATTGAGGGCAAAGTGTGGAATCAAGCGAATTAGAAAAAAGGCAGGTGATCCTCattgaaaaagaggaaaagaattATGTTCCCATTGCTTTACTTGTATGCACACTTTGCACCAGAGTATCTTTTCCATACACTCCAATTATTGgtctttattaaaaataaaactgatTTGTTGATTAATAAAGTCCCTGAAGCAGGGTTGAAGCCAAAAATATTTCCTACGGGGGCCGGCCTCTTGGACAAAAATGAAATGGTATAAAACTCAAATTACACACACAATCACGTAAGTATTTGCTATTTACTTGAAATGTgagtaaatttttcatattttgtgaGAGATATTTTGGATAAGaatctactcttttttttaattattttttttaatatattcacttttcaaaacatctcacatcaaattatatattttacattatattttattaaaatgtcaatttttattgattattttaattgtttttctttttctacctACAACCAGTATCCACTCTCATTCTTCATCCTTAGTatacataaagaaataataaagaactaAATTTAAAACGAATAGTATCATTgtataaataaaactaactttaaaataaatagtatcaagATAAATTTATACAGTTGGTGTAGCAACtaataactatatatttttacagaACTTTGCATTAcctgaattttgaattttttatttatttagaaagaCCTGAATTTTGAATTGGTTAGCTAAAATGTGGTCATTTTTCTATTACACAACTTATGCGAGTACTCTTACTTAAATCAAGTCAGCCACATTTCATATTATGGGAAAGATTTTGCTGCGTACTTGCATGCAGTAATTTCTACATAATAGGTTATGTGATAGCAAAAAGGATACAACATGTATACAAGGGTCTTATATAATACACATAATCAGGTGAACCCTAAGACACTTGTCACTTTGTTTATGCAGCCATTACTACGTACAACTCATCGTAACCATCGTCACTATCATTTCTTGATAGGGACTCTGGAGCATGATAGGGTAGGCCCACTTCAATTGCCTGGACTTGAGAGTTGAAAAAGGACTAGTTCTTCTTTGATCCTTAAAAGGAATTAAAATGCACGCAAAACCGAGGGCAGTCAAACCCTAAACTAGCCACAGGAAAAAATTAGGACAATAAAAGTATCAAATTGCAAAGGCAAATAGCTTATAGAAGCCAACACAAGTTCAAACCCCctataaataaaagagagagagagagagagagagagagagaataaagtacaaattgaaaaaatatatattaattcatGACATTGCCAAGTAAATGTGAGAACATTGGAAAGATATAGGGAAGGAACTATATCTATATTGTCCATCCAAATTCCACCTAGAAATacctactttctttttctttttctttttttatcacaGTAAATACCCTTCCCAGCACTCAAATTGAACCACCACTAGATCAGAATAGCACAAAAATGAGTTCGAAGAGCTACCCTGAACTTGAATGTCCAGAAACCACCCTCAATTATCCTAAAACAATTATCCATCCTAAAACAATTATCCACCCATGACGTAGAAGCAGGCCGGCTGGTCACATCTAACACATTAGCTATTCCAACCCATATGACCCAACCTCAACTTGCTGTCAACAAAATCTCATTAGGAAGCCAGTCTTATATGTGAGAGGTCAAAAGAGCCACTTGATAAACACAAAACCAGAAATCACCCTCACTAACACAAAGAACGACTTAAGGTGCAGCAGCTGATTGATGGGACAAGACTACAGCATCCTCTGGAAGCCCTGCTTCGGTACTCTCAACCACTGGTAGCTGTGCAATGAGATTGGCTCCAGGGGATGCATTCCCTCGTGTGCCTGGGGACATAGGAGACATCCCTGATTCAGGCGCAGCCTCAAATGCAGGCATCGTAACATCTTTCTCATTGGAGTTTCTTTCATGTGGCCTCTCATATTTGTCATAGCTGCGGCTGTGGCTACGGCTGCGACTACGGCGAGGGCTGCGGCTGTAGCTACAACTACGGCTGCGGCGAGGGCTGCGGCTGTAGCTACGACCCCTGCTCCAGCTCCTACTCCTACTTCGGCTTCGACTACGGCTGCGGCTGCGGCTGCGGCTGCTGCTTCTGCTATAACCCCATGTTCTAACTTTTTCAGGGCTACGGCTATAACTTCTGCCTCTCTTCCTATCAACGTCTCTTCTGTTGTCAAATCTTCCCCGCCCACGTCCCCGTCCACGCCCATCCATATTGTTGTACCGATCATATGGGCCACGATCATTCCTACCCCAACCAACATTACTACCACTAGGACCACCAAACCCACGTCCCCTGTTGCTACGACCAGGAAAAAAATCACTTCTCCCACCATGCCCACTAACGGCACCATCTCTCATGCCACCTCGTCCACCAAAACCACCAGCCCTCATGCCTCCACGCCCACCAAAGTTGCCATCTCTGCCACCACGCCCACCAAAGCCACCATCCCTCATGCCACCACGCCCACCAGAATCATAACGACcataaccaccaccaccactaccagaATCAAAATGGCTAATCCCACCCCGATCCTTGACAAAACCTGGTGCACCACGTAAAGCAATCTCTCGCACCTCTTGGGGCACAAGCTGGTTAGCCCCCTCCAAAACTTTGATCAGATCAGCTGCATATTTCCAGTCCTGCTCAGAGAAAAAGGTGTATGACATTCCAGTTGCACCAGCCCTCCCAGTTCTTCCAATTCGGTGGACATAGTCCTCAACCCCGGTAGGGAAATCATAGTTGATTACCACCCTGTAACACAAACTCAAAAGAATATTAGTACAATACAATGCTACATAGACTAAGTATTAAACTCATTTAGTAGCTGGCACATATAAGTTTATAATCCAGGTCCTAAAAAAGTGAGGACTGCCACTTTCTCACATataaatttgaacataaatgaaaagaaaagagctAACCTTATATCTTTGATGTCAAGCCCACGGGCAGCAACATCCGTCGCAACTAATATTGGAGACTTTCCACTCCTGAACTGATTTAAAACATAGTCTCTCTCACCCTGAGACTTGTCTCCATGAATTGCAGCAGCCCCAAAACTACGTCCAATACTACGTGCAAGCTGATCACACAATCTCTTTGTGGAACAGAAAATAATGATCTTTGAACCTCGTTCTTGGGATCTAAGGATCTGCTCCAAGCGCCTCTGCTTCTCCATTTGTGGAACAACCTCAACATACTGCATATTCACGAggaaaaaacatcattttttagGGCATGGATGTGATTAGATCAGAGAAAGGTTTATGATGTAATGGATTTAGCTTCTATGTGTGGTTATAAAACCCAATACATCATGAATAAGATGGCCAGACTACACCCTACCATCAAAACATCTGATGGTAAAGTGTCATCGGTTATAACTAACAGATAGCATATacaaatttgaagagtcacATCATCTGCCACTCCCCTCAAGGAATTCAAGCTTAACTAACAGCAATCAGATCTTTGTACATAGTAAAagttattatattatttagaaTCCGGTGAATATTAACAGTTTGAATCTATTTTCATAACTAAAAAACCTACTATCCTCTGTTTAGATGAGAATCCATAAATGTGAACTCTGCAATTGATCAGCATTTAACTATAGAGATTAACTCTTGACATATTAAATCTAACACGTCAAGGTAAAGAACTATGATTTTCCCTTTGCATTCAAAGGACAATAGCAAAAGGAGTGATGTCCAAAGATACCTGTGTGATAGCCTTGTTTGCAGCAAGCTCATCGACACTGCCAATGTTAACCTGGACAGGATTGACAAGAAGATCACCAGCTATTTTTCTTACTTCTTTGGGCCAAGTTGCTGTGTACATAAGAGTTTGTCTGCGTGGGGGTATCTCATTCACAATCTTACGAATTTGAGGTTCAAAACCCATGTCAAGCATTCGATCAGCCTCATCAAGCACAAGAAGTGAAACTTGTATAAAGTCAATCTTCTTACTCTCAAGGATGTCGTTTAGCCGACCAGGAGTTGCCACAACAATATCTGCCCCTCGATCTAATTCTTTTAGCTGTAGGCCCTTTGAAGCACCACCATATAAGCACTGAATCAAAGAATTGTGTCAAGTGATGAACCAAAAGTCTaaagcaaacaaaaataaaactgaCTTTAGTTGCATAATACGGATAAGAGATGAACACATAGAACCCACCGTGCAGGAGATTCCGGATGATCGGCCAAATTTCATGACTTCTTCTTGTATCTGTGTAGCAAGTTCCCGGGTTGGAGCCAAAACCAACACTGTTGGGCCGTTCTGAGGATCATTACGGCAATGCCTAAGAAGCATGAAGGCAGGGATCAAATAGCCCAATGTTTTCCCAGAACCTGTTTTTGCAATTGCCACTATGTCCCTACTTTGCAAGGCAATCGGCCATGTCTGCGCCTGAATTGGTGTGGGAGATGAGAATCCAGCCGAATATATCTGAAACAATGACATAAGTCAGGTAATCAGCTCCAAGAAAATTAAGCATATCTGACACATACAAACTTAAAAATTTAGGGTTCGACTTCAATAGTATATCACGAGAgtgaaatataatttaaaataagaaaaagccCATGGGTATACGGTTGCTTACAGAAGCAACTCGAAGCAACAAAAGAGGGCAATAAAGACATAAGAGGCGGAGCCAATAAGCATGAAATGCCAGTCACATTAGGTGTGATTTGGATGAAGGGCCAACCACCCTTCTAGAAGATGCCCAAGAATGGCTCCAACTGTCCATTTTGCAGCCTCCAAAAATCAGGATAGTTGTTGCATGTGTAAGTGTGCCAATAGCAGTGCAGCGTACGACATATGCTCCTCCTCCGGAGCAGATATCGCACCTGCGACAAGTGAGAATTTATGAGTTTAAAAGTAAGAAAGCATAATAACAAAAGGGGGAATGGAATGGATGCCGTAGTTtgttttatatacccaaaaaaCGAAACCCTATATCTCGCAACAGGTAAAGCTTACCTCTCTCAATATCTCTGGAGGGAATCCAGTCTCTTCAAATGTCATGAATGGTGCTGGAACATTGTCCCCCTGTccattttaatacatatatcGAGATCAAAtacaattcatttttttagaaaagaaaaaataagaaaaagtttgAAAGAAATATAAGCAACACTGCATCTAAACCACATCATTTGAAATTCTGATTTGTATTAGTATTTGGTATGATCACCCTTCAAAATTCTTATACAAATGCACATCAATGGGCATCAGACACCAGTCAATCACTCTCAGAAAGCATTTCTCTTCTCAGGAAATATTTATTTGGTTTACAAATGAAACCTTTGAATGGGTATTCTCATGTTCACATACACACTGACACTAAGCAAAGCAAGCTAAAATACAGACCGTTGCTGAAACTTCGTGCTGTTGCCGGTAAACTTCAACAGGTGAGAGACCAGTAACATCTGTAGATCCCACAAAAGGAGACCTCATCAAAGCATTACTTGAGAATGGAGGACCACCTGCTGCATGGCCGTGCATATGCATGGCATGTCCTGTGACAGCATTCACTGCATTGGCATGACCAGGCTTGGGACTTTGAAATGGAGCACCACTGATCCTCATCTCCTACAATAAAATAACAGACATCATCAGTGGTCCCAAACATTTTGATCAAAAGAAACTGGTATGTATTCCAGAAATATATAAATCGAATCAAtcaatccatatatatatattaaatgtagTCAATCGCTCAGTAGAAAGGAAgtagaaaaagaaggaaaggacaaaagaatatgaaatcaTGTTATAACTGAAATACTGCCCAAGTAGAAGTTCCTTTTTGTACATAATATTCCAGTCTTTGCTTCTATAGTGGGCTCGTTTCCTTGGCTAACTGGTAGTCGAATAATATTCCTCCTTAGTTTAGCTTGGTTGTTGGAACAGGTATATATCGAATACAGTTGAAGACATATTATAAAGACAAATCATGTTCGCCTAGTGCTCTTTAAATTTTATGACTTCAAGTGCTTTgtaacctaaatcatatttccAAATCctaaatatctaaaaatttaaacagAAGATTTTTGCTTCACCATTCCATGAATTATATTCCAACCACCGTAAGTTAAGTCCAATTAATGTAAGTTAATGGAGAGCAAACGAATTTCAAGATCGATACAACATTAGCCAAACAAATACCTGAGGGTTTCTAGCCATAGGTATTACTGCAAGCTTGGGATCTTGGGGACCAGTTGGCCCTTCCTTGTTAGCATTAAAGTAGTATTCATTTCCAGTTCTACCATGTAAGTTATCCTCATGCCCCACCTTTGATCCAACAGGGGGCACATTAGACTGCTGACTATGCATCATTGCTGGGCCCAACTGATTTTGAAATCTAGGACCATGTTGCTGGTGAACCAAATCAGGCCTAGTTTGCTGCAATTGACCCATAGAGGGTTGCTGCATGCTCCCCAAAGAGCCACCATATTGTTGGGCTTGACCTGAATGAACACCCATCTGAGGCATCTGAACTGAATTGCTCCCAGCAGGCAGGTTATGAATAGATGAGGTCCCAGGTTGCTGGAACTGGGATGGAGAAAATCCAATTTGGTTTCTGTTTTGAAAATCAACTTCCTCCCTATTTGGGAATGCTGCCTTATACTCCTGTTGATTTGCAAATTGCTGCCCTTGTGCATCATGCTGGGCCTGCTGCTGTGAACTTTGCTGCCCTTGTGGAATCATGCTTTGCTGATATGCCATATATTGCAGCTGAGGATGTGTAAATTGATGCGCTTGCGGTTGTGCCATTTGTGAACCTTGATGCTGTGGTGTTTGTTGCCCCAGCTGCTGGGGCATTTGCTGAATGGCTTGTTGTGGCATTTGCTGCCCAGGCTGCTGCAGCACTTGCTGAGTTGACTGCTGAGGCATGTGCTGGATTGGCTGCTGCTGCGGGATATGCTGAGCTGGATACTGCATCATTTGCTGCATGAAGTGATGTGGTTGTGACACTGGGGGTTGCCCCTGCTGTTGCAAGTGTTGTCCCATTTGAGAACCGTGTTGCTGTGCCCCTTGCACCATTTGAGATCCCTGCGGGTGAGAAACCTGTGCCACCATTGAACTCTGCTGTTGTGCCATTAATTGACTGTGCTGTTGAGGTAACTGGCTCATGTGTTGCCCCTGCTGTTGTGGGGCTTGTGTTATCTGCTGCCCGTGCTGAGCTATCACACCATTTGCTGGCATTGACTGGGCCATTGGTATTGCAGCCAACTTAGGCGTAGAAGCAACAGTAGGCTGGCCAACCGGCATAGGTGGTGCCAAAGAGGCTGGCTTTTCATATTGGGTGACGTTCGTTTCAGGATTCCAGTAGTATAACACACCCGTGCTTCCATCAATCAAACCCTTCCAAGGTTTCGGAAGGGTGGGATCATCAGGCGCATACCGTGGACCAAGAGAAGCAGCAGCGGGCTCCGCAGTAGCCATTTCAAATATTTATctacaaccaaataaaatccTTGCATCAAACATCAACATTGAAAACTCTAAAATAATTACAAGAAcatcaaattacaataaaagaaGATAAGAGGATCAATAAACTCTACAACTCAACatcaacccaaacccatttgcGCAAAACCCAGGTGAACCTAAGAATAACAAAGTTgctcgatatatatatatatatatatatatttttccttaatttctAAGAATACAAGTTTGAGCTGAAAATTTTTATACACAATAAATATTCTACAATTTTCTAAAGATAATCTAAATTCAGCTCAGCCAATCCAATTAATAATTAAGATCCTCATAAGCCAAAACAACATCACAACAATAAACCCTAAAAAACCGTACAAGTCCACACCAAGTAATTGAACCAAATCagattaaaataaacaaacagttaaaaaaaagctactttcatataataattaaaCCCTAGAAAACacgaagcacaaaaaaaaagaagataaaatcgATAG contains:
- the LOC115950986 gene encoding DEAD-box ATP-dependent RNA helicase 46, encoding MATAEPAAASLGPRYAPDDPTLPKPWKGLIDGSTGVLYYWNPETNVTQYEKPASLAPPMPVGQPTVASTPKLAAIPMAQSMPANGVIAQHGQQITQAPQQQGQHMSQLPQQHSQLMAQQQSSMVAQVSHPQGSQMVQGAQQHGSQMGQHLQQQGQPPVSQPHHFMQQMMQYPAQHIPQQQPIQHMPQQSTQQVLQQPGQQMPQQAIQQMPQQLGQQTPQHQGSQMAQPQAHQFTHPQLQYMAYQQSMIPQGQQSSQQQAQHDAQGQQFANQQEYKAAFPNREEVDFQNRNQIGFSPSQFQQPGTSSIHNLPAGSNSVQMPQMGVHSGQAQQYGGSLGSMQQPSMGQLQQTRPDLVHQQHGPRFQNQLGPAMMHSQQSNVPPVGSKVGHEDNLHGRTGNEYYFNANKEGPTGPQDPKLAVIPMARNPQEMRISGAPFQSPKPGHANAVNAVTGHAMHMHGHAAGGPPFSSNALMRSPFVGSTDVTGLSPVEVYRQQHEVSATGDNVPAPFMTFEETGFPPEILREIYSAGFSSPTPIQAQTWPIALQSRDIVAIAKTGSGKTLGYLIPAFMLLRHCRNDPQNGPTVLVLAPTRELATQIQEEVMKFGRSSGISCTCLYGGASKGLQLKELDRGADIVVATPGRLNDILESKKIDFIQVSLLVLDEADRMLDMGFEPQIRKIVNEIPPRRQTLMYTATWPKEVRKIAGDLLVNPVQVNIGSVDELAANKAITQYVEVVPQMEKQRRLEQILRSQERGSKIIIFCSTKRLCDQLARSIGRSFGAAAIHGDKSQGERDYVLNQFRSGKSPILVATDVAARGLDIKDIRVVINYDFPTGVEDYVHRIGRTGRAGATGMSYTFFSEQDWKYAADLIKVLEGANQLVPQEVREIALRGAPGFVKDRGGISHFDSGSGGGGYGRYDSGGRGGMRDGGFGGRGGRDGNFGGRGGMRAGGFGGRGGMRDGAVSGHGGRSDFFPGRSNRGRGFGGPSGSNVGWGRNDRGPYDRYNNMDGRGRGRGRGRFDNRRDVDRKRGRSYSRSPEKVRTWGYSRSSSRSRSRSRSRSRSRSRSWSRGRSYSRSPRRSRSCSYSRSPRRSRSRSHSRSYDKYERPHERNSNEKDVTMPAFEAAPESGMSPMSPGTRGNASPGANLIAQLPVVESTEAGLPEDAVVLSHQSAAAP